The Candidatus Dependentiae bacterium genome contains the following window.
TATGTATCAACATATTGCGCATATTGATTATAACCACAAAAAAGTTCATCTGAACCTTCACCAACCTGCACAACAGTGACATTATGTTGCTTTGCTAATTTTGAAACAAAATGAATAGGTACACAAACGCAATCGCCAAGTGGCTCATCTTGGTGATATACCATCTGCTGAAAAAAATTAAATGCATCTGATTCATTAATAATAATTTCATGATGATCTGTATTATATAACTTTGCAATCTTGCGTGCCCATTTGAGTTCATTATATTCAGGACCATCTGAAAACGCCACGGTAAATGTTTTCACATTATCAGTAAGCTCTGACATCAATGCAACATTCAAACTCGAATCAATACCACCGGATAAAAACACTCCAAACGGCACATCTGACATCATTCTTTTTTTTATTGAACGGCGCAAAAGTGATCGAATACGCTCAATATAATACTCTTCATTCAGATTAGATGCATGCACTACTAACCGTTTTGCTAAATCATACCATTGCGTAACATGCATTTTTTTTTGTGTATCAATTTTAATATAAAAGCCGGCCGGTATTTTATAGACATCTTGCCACATCGTCATAGGTGCAGGGGTGGCAAGATAAGTGAGGTAGTGATATACACTTTCTTTATTTATTTTTTTTTGTATCCAAGGCAGTTGCCATAATGCTTTGATTTCTGATGCAAAACTGACCATATTATCTTTAAAAGAAAAATACAACGGCTTAACACCAATCCGATCACGCACTAAAAAAAGTTCATTCGTTTTGAAATCATATAAACTGAATGCAAACATGCCATGTAATTTATTGAGCAATATATCAATGCCCCATTGCTTATAGCCATGCAAAATAACTTCTGAATCGGAATGAGACACAAAAATATGACCTAATGATGTTAACTCTTGCTTCAACTCTTTATAATTGTAAATTTCACCATTAACACAAATAATAACCTGCTTGTCTTTATCGATCATTGGTTGAGCTGCAGCATCTGATAAATCAATAATACTTAATCGGCGATGTATAAGCGCGAGTTGATGATCATTATCTGACCAAATGCGAAAACCGTCCGGTCCGCGATGCACTAATGCTTGCTGCATGTTATGTAACCAAGATTGATTAATTTCAAATTTATTGTTTTTAAGATTAAAATAACCTGCAAATCCGCACATGCTTCATTTTTCCTTTTATATCAAATTCGATT
Protein-coding sequences here:
- the asnB gene encoding asparagine synthase (glutamine-hydrolyzing); the encoded protein is MCGFAGYFNLKNNKFEINQSWLHNMQQALVHRGPDGFRIWSDNDHQLALIHRRLSIIDLSDAAAQPMIDKDKQVIICVNGEIYNYKELKQELTSLGHIFVSHSDSEVILHGYKQWGIDILLNKLHGMFAFSLYDFKTNELFLVRDRIGVKPLYFSFKDNMVSFASEIKALWQLPWIQKKINKESVYHYLTYLATPAPMTMWQDVYKIPAGFYIKIDTQKKMHVTQWYDLAKRLVVHASNLNEEYYIERIRSLLRRSIKKRMMSDVPFGVFLSGGIDSSLNVALMSELTDNVKTFTVAFSDGPEYNELKWARKIAKLYNTDHHEIIINESDAFNFFQQMVYHQDEPLGDCVCVPIHFVSKLAKQHNVTVVQVGEGSDELFCGYNQYAQYVDTYRWWYATQKIIPDVAKKGMFYGAQKIFPTKFGKLDILNNWAHNKELFYSGAVVFNEYVKQTELHITSNTPANEIMQMFFPQMHLTDSYAMADWYRNQLRKEVKNADILTQMGYLELKHRLPELLLMRVDKMSMAASVEARVPFLDHALVEFALSMPQKFKYHNGVTKYILKKAAETILPHDVIYRKKMGFAAPTTRWFKQGKQFNDYFGDLLSIKQGDWQDILDLNTIKKMHQQNRNDASVDYSYHLWAVQNVLACDT